Proteins encoded in a region of the Candidatus Cloacimonadota bacterium genome:
- the pstA gene encoding phosphate ABC transporter permease PstA yields MNKRELKQFLGVNALRLFIAITAIFLIMFLYVIFSKGGKVVTWSFLTESPRRFMTEGGIFPAIMGTFYLTILSILIALPLGVFTAIYMVSYAKPAWFVKLVRIAVNTLAGVPSIIYGLFGMAVFVQLFQMDVSMLAGSLTLAILALPVMINASEEALRSVPHDFREASLALGATERQTILRVILPTALPNILTGAIISIGRVAGETAPILFTAATFYTRHLPTSVMDEVMALPYHIYALMTEGAHADKQVPIAYGTAVVLLALVLLVSTVAIIIRYNIRKKRKW; encoded by the coding sequence ATGAACAAAAGAGAATTAAAACAGTTTTTAGGTGTAAATGCGCTTCGTCTTTTTATTGCGATCACAGCTATTTTCCTGATCATGTTCCTTTATGTTATTTTCAGTAAAGGCGGGAAAGTGGTCACCTGGTCATTCCTTACAGAATCTCCCCGCAGATTTATGACCGAAGGTGGAATTTTTCCGGCAATAATGGGAACTTTCTATTTAACGATTCTTTCAATTTTGATCGCACTCCCGCTAGGCGTTTTCACAGCGATTTATATGGTAAGTTATGCAAAACCGGCCTGGTTCGTAAAGCTGGTTAGAATTGCAGTAAACACTCTGGCTGGTGTTCCTTCCATTATTTACGGTTTATTTGGGATGGCAGTATTCGTGCAGCTTTTCCAGATGGATGTATCGATGCTGGCAGGATCGCTTACTTTGGCAATTCTGGCACTTCCTGTGATGATAAACGCCAGTGAAGAAGCTCTGCGTAGTGTTCCTCATGATTTCAGAGAAGCATCTCTGGCTCTGGGAGCTACAGAAAGACAGACAATTTTAAGGGTCATACTGCCAACCGCACTACCCAATATATTAACCGGTGCAATCATCAGCATTGGTCGCGTAGCAGGAGAAACTGCTCCGATCCTGTTCACTGCAGCTACTTTTTATACTCGTCACCTTCCCACCAGCGTAATGGATGAAGTGATGGCTCTTCCCTATCATATTTATGCATTGATGACGGAAGGTGCTCATGCCGATAAACAAGTTCCAATAGCTTATGGAACTGCAGTTGTACTTCTGGCATTGGTCTTACTGGTTAGTACTGTAGCAATAATAATTCGATATAATATAAGGAAAAAGAGAAAATGGTAA
- the pstC gene encoding phosphate ABC transporter permease subunit PstC, translated as MNNYKEKIFKSITYIASLFTIVALFGIIFSLFTEGIPILNLIKLKDFIGSTKWHPTMYPPDFGILSLIVGSLVVTAGALVISIPLGLGSAIYISEIAGPRTKEIIKPIIELLAGIPSVVYGLFGMAFLSPFLIKVFGIPTGLNALSASIILGIMVVPIVSSMSEDALSTVPKSLREASLALGANRWETIVRVVLPAARSGVLGSIILGFGRAIGETMVVIMVAGGAAQIPTSMFDPVRPMTATIAAEMGETVFGSPHFHALFGIAVVLFIITFITNLITEFVFQKKRNQT; from the coding sequence ATGAATAATTATAAAGAAAAAATATTTAAAAGCATCACCTACATCGCTTCCTTATTCACCATAGTTGCACTTTTTGGAATCATTTTCAGTCTGTTTACCGAAGGTATTCCGATCCTCAATCTTATAAAATTAAAAGATTTTATAGGAAGCACAAAATGGCATCCCACCATGTATCCGCCGGATTTTGGAATTCTTTCTCTGATTGTGGGATCGCTGGTTGTAACTGCCGGAGCTTTGGTTATTTCCATACCTCTCGGTCTTGGTTCTGCCATTTATATTTCAGAAATTGCCGGTCCGAGAACAAAAGAAATAATAAAACCGATCATCGAACTTCTGGCTGGAATTCCTTCTGTGGTTTATGGCCTTTTTGGAATGGCATTCCTATCACCATTTTTAATAAAAGTTTTTGGAATTCCCACAGGTTTGAATGCACTTTCTGCTTCTATAATCCTGGGGATTATGGTTGTACCGATAGTTTCCAGCATGAGCGAAGATGCACTTTCTACGGTACCCAAAAGTTTGAGAGAAGCCTCGCTTGCTTTGGGTGCAAATCGTTGGGAAACTATAGTGCGCGTTGTGCTTCCAGCAGCTCGTTCAGGAGTTTTGGGAAGTATCATTTTAGGATTTGGTAGAGCGATCGGAGAAACAATGGTAGTAATCATGGTTGCCGGTGGCGCAGCTCAGATTCCAACCAGCATGTTCGATCCTGTACGACCAATGACAGCTACAATTGCCGCCGAAATGGGCGAGACTGTTTTTGGCAGTCCGCATTTTCATGCACTGTTTGGAATTGCAGTAGTATTATTTATTATTACGTTTATCACAAACCTGATAACAGAGTTTGTTTTCCAAAAGAAAAGGAATCAGACATGA
- a CDS encoding phosphate ABC transporter substrate-binding protein, producing the protein MILKKLLILILAGVAVLVLVLACSQKSTTINTAGSTTILPIVQAAAEAYMDKNPEINISVRGGGSSIGIKSAINQTIDIGNASRRITNKEADLVEEKDSDLIETAIAKDAISIVVHKNNPLTNLSMQELKSIYSGKINNWKEIGGKDMEIIVISRDVSSGSFLVFNEVVLDSSQVKENSMRLASNNAVATTVSYTPGAIGYIGLGYVNDELKTLSIDGVFPNNETAQSNEYRLTRLLYMYTSSQPRKPALEFIDYILSEEGQKSVEEQGYVRIK; encoded by the coding sequence ATGATATTAAAAAAGTTGCTCATCCTGATACTGGCCGGAGTGGCAGTTTTGGTTTTGGTTCTGGCTTGTTCCCAGAAATCCACAACAATTAATACTGCCGGTTCTACTACTATTTTACCGATCGTTCAGGCTGCAGCAGAAGCTTATATGGATAAAAATCCCGAGATCAATATTTCAGTACGTGGCGGCGGCAGCAGTATTGGCATCAAATCTGCCATCAATCAAACCATTGATATCGGAAATGCTTCGAGAAGAATAACCAATAAAGAAGCTGATCTGGTGGAGGAAAAGGACTCCGATCTCATCGAAACTGCTATCGCCAAAGATGCTATTTCAATTGTAGTTCACAAAAATAATCCCTTAACAAATCTTAGCATGCAAGAATTGAAATCCATCTATTCCGGAAAAATAAACAACTGGAAAGAAATTGGAGGAAAAGACATGGAGATCATTGTTATTTCTCGAGATGTTTCTTCCGGTTCTTTCCTGGTTTTCAATGAAGTGGTTTTAGACAGTTCCCAGGTTAAAGAAAATTCCATGCGATTAGCTTCGAATAATGCTGTTGCTACAACCGTAAGTTACACGCCGGGAGCTATCGGATATATTGGATTGGGATATGTGAATGATGAATTGAAAACTCTTTCCATCGATGGTGTTTTTCCCAACAACGAAACAGCTCAATCAAATGAATACAGATTAACCAGATTATTATATATGTACACATCTTCCCAACCTCGCAAACCCGCTTTGGAATTCATCGATTATATTTTGTCGGAAGAAGGACAGAAAAGCGTGGAAGAACAAGGTTATGTAAGGATTAAGTGA
- a CDS encoding PstS family phosphate ABC transporter substrate-binding protein: MKKTILIIALLALVAFPVFAKKGKQITISGSTTVLPIAQATAEIFMDQNPDVNISVRGGGSSVGIASIMAGTVDIGDASRHIKAKEIAAARESGINPYENVVANDGIAMVVHRDNLVKNLTVEQIKDIYMGKISNWKDIGGPSMPIVIISRDVSSGTFEVFNSLVLSGSTQISSALMLASNNAVVSTVESTPGAIGYAGLGYITNSVNVVKVNNVMPTKITIQDKSYPIARTLHMYTNGKPKGLVKEYIDFILSPEGQKLVEEQGFISVN; the protein is encoded by the coding sequence ATGAAAAAAACTATACTTATTATAGCCCTTTTAGCCCTGGTAGCTTTTCCGGTTTTTGCAAAAAAAGGCAAACAGATCACAATTTCCGGGTCTACAACTGTACTTCCAATCGCTCAAGCTACAGCCGAGATTTTCATGGATCAAAATCCTGATGTAAACATCTCAGTTCGTGGTGGCGGATCAAGCGTTGGTATCGCTTCCATCATGGCTGGCACAGTAGATATCGGTGATGCTTCCCGTCATATCAAAGCCAAAGAAATTGCAGCTGCTCGTGAAAGCGGTATCAATCCTTATGAAAACGTTGTGGCAAACGACGGAATCGCCATGGTTGTTCACAGAGATAACCTTGTAAAAAATCTTACTGTTGAGCAAATTAAAGATATTTATATGGGCAAGATCAGCAACTGGAAAGACATTGGCGGACCTTCTATGCCTATTGTTATTATCAGCCGTGATGTATCTTCCGGTACATTTGAAGTTTTCAACTCTCTGGTTCTAAGTGGTTCTACCCAAATCAGTAGTGCTTTGATGCTTGCTTCCAATAATGCTGTTGTTTCTACAGTAGAAAGCACACCAGGTGCTATCGGATATGCCGGACTCGGTTATATCACCAATTCTGTGAATGTAGTGAAAGTGAACAACGTGATGCCTACAAAAATTACTATTCAAGATAAATCCTATCCTATAGCTCGAACATTGCACATGTACACAAATGGAAAACCTAAAGGACTGGTAAAAGAATACATTGATTTCATCCTTTCCCCCGAAGGACAGAAACTCGTTGAAGAACAAGGATTCATCAGCGTAAACTAA
- a CDS encoding OprO/OprP family phosphate-selective porin, with the protein MKKTLFIVILAIVAFGILNAETKLKMELWNRWSYETIDGEVQKNEMALKRGYLRLEPKFTGKIKGRFNLDFFSDDVGDGVGMKLKYAYLDFSELIPVKNSKVTVGLMKTYFGTIYDWNYTTIEKDPSDKYKFVSSTDYGMGFSGYLPNGLGTYALAVYNGEGYKKTAGDINKDMNFLGNIRVTPIVGLTLGGSYMIKTVKDKEVDDGTGNMIDNPAREEYNMMAGVAKFAYGPFSVLGQYLNKVKAMPNDDAVDDVTSSVISVMPVFKVNNSFDIIARYDIYDPDTDTDDDGKNTLIAGVNYNMLRDSKNKPVLFVQANYETTTFEDESDAVNQILVQLRWIFSETINKK; encoded by the coding sequence GTGAAAAAAACACTTTTTATCGTTATTTTGGCAATTGTTGCTTTTGGTATTTTGAATGCAGAAACCAAACTTAAAATGGAACTTTGGAATCGTTGGAGTTATGAAACAATCGACGGTGAAGTTCAGAAAAATGAGATGGCACTGAAAAGAGGTTATTTGCGTTTAGAACCTAAATTCACGGGAAAAATCAAGGGACGCTTCAATCTGGATTTTTTCAGCGACGATGTGGGCGACGGTGTTGGTATGAAGCTGAAGTATGCTTATCTTGATTTCAGCGAACTTATTCCCGTAAAAAACAGTAAAGTTACTGTTGGCTTGATGAAAACTTATTTTGGAACGATCTATGATTGGAACTACACAACCATCGAAAAAGATCCATCTGACAAGTACAAATTTGTCAGCTCCACAGATTATGGTATGGGATTCAGCGGTTATCTTCCAAACGGCTTGGGAACTTATGCTCTGGCAGTTTACAACGGTGAAGGCTACAAGAAAACAGCAGGTGATATCAACAAAGACATGAACTTCCTGGGAAACATCCGTGTAACTCCGATCGTTGGTCTTACTCTCGGCGGTTCTTATATGATCAAAACTGTCAAAGACAAGGAAGTAGATGATGGAACCGGAAATATGATCGACAATCCAGCTCGTGAAGAATACAACATGATGGCTGGCGTTGCCAAGTTTGCTTATGGTCCGTTCAGCGTTTTAGGCCAGTATTTGAATAAAGTAAAAGCCATGCCAAACGATGATGCAGTGGACGATGTAACTTCTTCTGTGATTTCTGTAATGCCTGTATTTAAAGTTAATAATTCGTTCGATATTATTGCTCGTTACGACATCTACGATCCTGATACAGATACAGATGATGATGGAAAAAACACTCTGATCGCCGGTGTGAATTACAATATGCTGCGCGACAGCAAAAACAAGCCTGTACTTTTTGTTCAGGCCAACTATGAAACCACGACCTTCGAAGATGAATCTGATGCCGTAAACCAGATTCTGGTTCAGCTGCGCTGGATCTTCTCCGAAACAATTAACAAGAAATAA